A window of the Candida orthopsilosis Co 90-125, chromosome 1 draft sequence genome harbors these coding sequences:
- a CDS encoding Fmo2 protein has translation MSSITLTKESHKNPSKFRIKYSDGLAVLGPEHTAQKNIKDDLPTIHTSSKVAIIGAGFGGIGAAIKTMEDLKVQDVTIFERHDNFGGTWYANTYPGCASDIPALWYSFSFMLNTNWSRAQPPQYEMEEYILRTTDHYKLKEKARFQTSVDKCVYDENTATWTLFGHDVKTGQKIEHTANIVLSCGGILVNPHQLNSPGLENFKGKYIHSAVWDHSIDFKGKNVLVVGNGCSANQVVPALLNDPQYSVKSLTQIARSKHYIMPPVPKILMIINRLLSFTFYGLMFVRLFAVLFQELRFPLFKRDGFISEGMRSVNRKISVNYIKRNAPEKYWDLLIPDYKIGCKRMIIDYQYVPALNDPRMSLTSSGIQKIVDDGVILENGEHVKADIIVACTGYDVLQALKLPFATTRGYSNQEIWEKEGISTYRTILMKHMPNLFFIAGPNSITGHSSVVMAIENAVDYYVKLAKPVVQGKTKAVVVKPEAYDKWHRDIQEESGKSVFGTKFGGCVSWYSDAKENAITFAWSQVYYWYITHFPNYHDIVYEHFDKKRV, from the coding sequence ATGTCATCCATCACTTTGACAAAAGAGTCACATAAGAATCCATCCAAGTTTAGAATCAAGTATTCAGATGGTCTTGCAGTCTTGGGTCCCGAACACACTGCACAAAAGAATATCAAGGATGATTTACCTACGATTCATACATCTTCCAAAGTTGCCATCATTGGTGCCGGGTTTGGCGGTATTGGAGCAGCCATCAAGACGATGGAGGACTTGAAAGTACAAGACGTGACTATCTTTGAAAGACATGACAATTTTGGGGGAACCTGGTATGCCAACACTTATCCAGGTTGTGCTTCTGATATCCCGGCACTTTGGTACTCCTTCTCATTTATGTTAAATACCAATTGGAGCAGAGCTCAACCGCCACAATACGAAATGGAAGAGTATATATTGCGTACCACTGATCACtataaattgaaagagaaagCTCGTTTCCAAACTTCAGTTGATAAGTGTGTATATGATGAAAACACTGCTACATGGACCTTGTTTGGACATGATGTCAAGACGGGTCAGAAGATTGAACACACTGCTAATATTGTCTTGTCATGCGGTGGTATTTTAGTGAATCCgcatcaattgaattcacCCGGtcttgaaaattttaaagGTAAGTACATACACTCAGCCGTTTGGGaccattcaattgatttcaaaggCAAAAATGTGTTGGTGGTGGGTAATGGATGTTCGGCAAATCAAGTCGTTCCAGCTTTATTAAACGACCCACAATACAGTGTCAAGTCACTCACCCAAATTGCCAGATCAAAGCACTACATTATGCCTCCGGTTccaaagattttgatgatcATCAATCGTTTACTTAGTTTTACGTTTTACGGATTGATGTTTGTTCGTTTGTTTGCCGTGTTATTCCAAGAACTAAGGTTTCCATTATTCAAGAGAGACGGATTCATATCGGAGGGCATGCGTTCCGTCAATCGAAAAATATCAGTGAACTATATTAAAAGGAATGCCCCTGAAAAGTATTGGGATTTGTTGATTCCTGATTATAAGATTGGATGCAAGCGTATGATTATCGATTATCAGTACGTCCCGGCTTTGAATGATCCAAGAATGTCCCTTACAAGTAGTGgtattcaaaaaattgtagATGATGGGGTAATCTTGGAGAATGGTGAACATGTCAAGGCTGATATCATTGTTGCTTGTACTGGCTATGACGTATTACAGGCTTTGAAACTTCCATTTGCCACCACCAGGGGTTACAGTAATCAAGAAATTTGGGAGAAAGAGGGTATAAGTACCTATCGTAcaatattgatgaagcatATGCCTAACTTGTTCTTCATTGCGGGCCCCAATTCCATAACTGGTCATTCTTCTGTTGTTATGgctattgaaaatgcaGTTGATTATTACGTCAAGCTTGCTAAACCAGTAGTCCAAGGTAAAACAAAGGCTGTTGTGGTGAAACCAGAAGCCTACGACAAATGGCATAGAGACATTCAAGAAGAACTGGGTAAAAGTGTTTTCGGAACCAAGTTCGGTGGGTGTGTGTCATGGTATAGTGATGCAAAGGAAAATGCTATTACATTTGCATGGTCTCAAGTTTATTACTGGTATATTACCCATTTTCCAAACTACCATGACATTGTATATGAgcattttgataaaaagaGGGTCTAA
- a CDS encoding Ifk2 thiol-specific monooxygenase yields MSSITLTKESHKNPSKFRIKYQDCNAVLGPEHTAQKNISEKLPTIHTSSNVAIIGAGFGGIGAAIKTIEKLKESDVQIFERHDNFGGTWYANTYPGCASDIPAIWYSFSFALTSNWSRVQPPQYEMEEYMLRVAEQYKLRDKTRFQTSIDKCVYNDDTAIWTLYAHDVKTGQKIEHTTRVLLSCSGGLVHPNQLNAPGLENFKGNYMHSAVWDHSVDFKGKNVVVVGNGCSANQIVPALLNDPQYSVKSLTQIARSKHYIMPPVPKALMYLYRLLSFNFYGLVLVRWLVVLIAELRFPLYKGNGIISRAIRWVNTAVSVRYMKKYAPKKYWNLVIPDYKIGCKRLIFDYQYVPTLNDPRITLTNVGIKRVVEDGIILDNDEFVKADIIVACTGYDVKQSMKLPLLTTKGYNGQEIWTKEGISAYRTTLMKHMPNLFVIGGPNSATGHASVVMALENGIDYYVKVAKPILEGKERSVVVKPEAYDKWHKDIQEELSKSVFGTKFGGCVSWYSDEKENATAFAWSQLYYWYITHFPDYNDVVYEHFNKKRA; encoded by the coding sequence ATGTCTTCAATCACATTAACTAAGGAATCACACAAGAACCCATCCAAGTTCAGAATCAAGTACCAGGATTGTAATGCGGTGTTGGGACCTGAACATACTGcacaaaaaaatattagTGAAAAATTACCAACAATTCACACTTCTTCCAATGTTGCTATAATTGGTGCTGGATTTGGTGGTATTGGAGCTGCTATCAAGactattgaaaagttgaaggaGTCAGATGTGCAAATCTTTGAGAGACATGACAATTTTGGCGGGACATGGTATGCAAACACATATCCGGGTTGCGCCTCTGATATTCCAGCTATATGGTATTCATTTTCGTTTGCGTTAACCTCCAACTGGAGTAGAGTGCAACCACCTCAATACGAAATGGAAGAGTATATGCTAAGAGTAGCCGAACAATACAAGTTAAGAGACAAGACTCGTTTTCAAACATCTATCGACAAATGTGTTTACAATGATGACACTGCAATTTGGACGTTATATGCTCACGACGTCAAAACGGGTCAGAAGATTGAACATACAACTCGTGTCCTTTTGTCTTGTTCAGGTGGATTAGTGCACccaaaccaattgaatgCACCCGGCCTTGAAAACTTTAAAGGAAACTATATGCACTCAGCAGTATGGGATCATTCAGTCGATTTCAAAGGCAAAAACGTTGTTGTAGTTGGAAATGGGTGTTCCgcaaatcaaattgttccaGCTTTGCTCAATGATCCACAATACAGTGTCAAGTCACTCACCCAAATTGCCAGGTCAAAGCACTACATCATGCCACCTGTTCCCAAAGCTTTGATGTATCTTTATCGCTTGCTTAGTTTCAACTTCTATGGATTGGTCCTTGTTAGATGGCTTGTGGTTCTTATTGCGGAATTAAGATTCCCATTGTACAAGGGCAATGGAATCATATCAAGGGCAATCCGTTGGGTTAATACTGCAGTCTCTGTTAGATACATGAAGAAATATGCTCCTAAAAAGTATTGGAACTTAGTAATCCCTGACTACAAAATTGGATGTAAacgtttgatttttgattACCAGTACGTTCCTACGTTAAACGATCCAAGGATCACCCTCACAAATGTTGGTATTAAGAGAGTGGTTGAAGATGGAATTATATTAGACAATGATGAGTTTGTCAAGGCAGATATAATTGTTGCTTGTACCGGTTACGATGTTAAGCAATCGATGAAACTTCCATTATTAACTACTAAAGGATACAACGGTCAGGAAATTTGGACAAAGGAGGGTATTAGTGCATATCGTACCACCTTGATGAAGCACATGCCAAATTTATTTGTTATTGGTGGTCCAAATTCAGCAACTGGCCATGCATCAGTTGTTATGGCTCTCGAAAACGGTATCGATTACTATGTCAAAGTGGCTAAACCCATTCTTGAAGGAAAGGAGAGGTCTGTTGTGGTGAAACCAGAAGCATATGACAAATGGCATAAAGATATTCAAGAAGAGTTGAGTAAGAGTGTTTTTGGCACAAAATTCGGAGGTTGTGTGTCATGGTACAGCgatgagaaagaaaatgcaACTGCATTTGCTTGGTCACAATTGTACTACTGGTATATTACTCATTTCCCAGACTACAATGATGTTGTTTACGAACATTTTAATAAGAAAAGAGCCTAA
- a CDS encoding Gcr3 protein (similar to S. cerevisiae Gcr3p, acting in regulation of glycolytic genes), with translation MDPESNKRSRDEFEEQSGHANDGRFPPQQQNFDYDFKRQRIDPAQELINNVCKDIRRLGENSNVATQIDDVNYISNPIVAEFEKIESLRNAILSTMYALIIEQPHKINALGNLVFICNAKNFVIAKYVVEYLHTKMQLLLDSIGGEVQADTSRENAGVLNNIKSILKFFGAISPIIDDYSVVNVLKQLLQFAIDLQGGSEKRNGIAQEIYYNVLIATPYLLSNDKSEELHGYLNDIIELADKFPIIEPDSNTLIQPFDNKMENFEIPYQPKKMVSLILPALKKLQADDWQLKLFLDFEPFLEPILKTILENNAISKDIVKHKLPQLSLPSTEKMNKYKPRNEDSIDRIWQQNSRVLLQVYNQTTEFETVPVIESYIGLFFKDLSFDILTNLSFNKTEASIQLSILDLFFNRELFTPMGTSIDELIEIDTKNRTGGNNPPLSTWKIEDIAVESILTMIFQLPHTLHREIYYYTVLISCCKESPDSMAPVFGRAIRYFYNNLQTLDFELKIRFLDWMTTQISNFEFSWKWDEWVQDSQQFAKLKYHPKKNFIKNLIAKEIRLSNTKRIKESFVDVVDDRVVPFDEFYQYLDISVVPNTRDYIINYDSALYGDSEEIRTKITEIYDAKQATLAAKSNATFQDEIFYNFTNPELPLSSVASQIYEFIVSHYKSNKEMNELYNSVLEQVQQDQPQSDNMVQVDIPNPVKFVINLFFQTYAYIGSRSIYSEVSILSRDVDKLKFLSGKPIDSKKVANPDDEFEKLYLEDDDVTNRQNWIIDAIFRIWVHQPQVIFLILEYLIEFEILDPKYLIAKAFKTNLIIDNVSCIESINRILETSKAETLRELIFEIFTIVVKKLNELDLGIDDVVQIDELNEDNAPEVDKQWLFYEYLGLLKSYFRKYIKNQATESNDDDVLQNIKNVFNDLENIPARIEILGWFKELS, from the coding sequence ATGGATCCAGAATCTAACAAGAGAAGTAGAGACGAATTTGAGGAACAGTCAGGGCACGCCAATGACGGTCGTTTTCCTccacaacagcaaaattttgattatgatttcaaaagacAACGTATTGATCCAGCACAAGaattaatcaacaatgtatGTAAGGACATTAGGAGACTAGGTGAAAATTCCAACGTTGCAACTCAGATTGACGATGTCAACTATATATCCAACCCTATAGttgctgaatttgaaaagattgagaGCCTTAGAAATGCCATCTTGTCGACGATGTATGCACTCATTATTGAACAACCACACAAGATTAATGCTCTTGGTAACTTAGTATTTATCTGCAATGCCAAAAACTTTGTCATTGCTAAATACGTGGTTGAATATTTACATACAAAGATGCAGTTGTTGTtagattcaattggtgGGGAGGTACAAGCAGATACTTCAAGAGAAAATGCAGGTGTGCTTAACAATATCAAGAGTatcttgaaattttttggaGCTATATCGCCAATTATTGATGACTATTCAGTTGTCAATGTATTGAAGCagcttttgcaatttgcCATTGACTTACAAGGTGGTTcagaaaagagaaatgGGATAGCTCAGGAAATTTATTATAATGTATTGATTGCAACGCCGTATTTATTGAGCAATGATAAAAGTGAAGAGTTGCATGGATATTTAAATGATATTATCGAACTTGCTGACAAGTTTCCTATCATTGAACCCGATTCAAATACCTTGATACAACCATTTGATAACAAgatggaaaattttgaaatccCTTATCAACCCAAGAAAATGGTGAGTTTAATTTTACCtgcattgaaaaaattgcaagCTGATGATTGGCAATTGAAACTCTTCCTCGACTTTGAACCATTCTTGGAACCTAttttaaaaacaattttggaaaacaacGCCATTTCAAAAGACATTGTGAAACACAAATTACCTCAATTATCATTGCCTTCAACGGAGAAAATGAACAAGTATAAGCCTCGTAATGAGGATAGTATTGATCGTATATGGCAGCAAAATTCCCGTGTTTTACTTCAGGTTTATAACCAAACtactgaatttgaaacagTTCCAGTTATTGAATCCTATATTGGactatttttcaaagacTTGTCATTTGATATATTGACtaatttatcattcaacaagacTGAAGCATCAATACAATTGTCAATCTTGGATTTATTCTTCAATAGAGAGTTGTTTACTCCAATGGGTACATCGATTGACGAATTGATTGAGATCGATACCAAGAATCGTACTGGTGGAAATAATCCTCCGTTATCTACTTggaaaattgaagatattgCCGTTGAAAGTATATTGACcatgatttttcaattgccACACACTTTACATCGAGAAATTTACTATTATAcagttttgatttcttgttgtAAGGAGAGTCCTGATTCAATGGCCCCGGTATTTGGTAGAGCCATTCGTTATTTCTACAACAATTTACAGACGTTAGATTTCGAGTTAAAGATTAGGTTCTTGGATTGGATGACTACACAAATTTctaattttgaatttagttGGAAATGGGATGAATGGGTACAGGATTCACAGCAATTtgctaaattgaaatatcaTCCAAAAAAGAACTTCATCAAGAATTTAATTGCTAAAGAGATTAGATTATCTAACACGAAAAGAATTAAAGaaagttttgttgatgttgtcGATGATCGTGTGGttccatttgatgaattttatCAGTATTTAGATATTTCCGTGGTTCCTAATACCAGAGATTACATTATTAATTACGATTCTGCATTGTATGGAGATTCAGAAGAAATTAGAACCAAAATTACTGAAATTTACGATGCTAAACAAGCAACATTGGCAGCTAAAAGTAATGCTACTTTTCAAGATGAGAtattttacaatttcacCAATCCTGAGTTACCATTGAGCAGTGTTGCTTCACAAATTTATGAATTTATTGTATCTCATTACAAGAGTAACAAAGAAATGAATGAATTGTACAATTCAGTACTTGAACAAGTCCAACAAGATCAACCACAATCTGACAACATGGTCCAGGTGGATATTCCCAACCCAGTTAAGTTTGTTATAAACTTGTTTTTCCAAACTTATGCATACATTGgatcaagatcaatttATTCCGAAGTGAGTATCTTGAGTCGcgatgttgataaattgaaattcctTAGTGGAAAACCAATAGATTCAAAAAAAGTGGCCAATCCcgatgatgagtttgaaaaattgtaccttgaagatgacgatgtCACAAATAGacaaaattggataatTGATGCTATTTTTAGAATATGGGttcatcaaccacaagTGATTTTCTTAATTTTAGaatatttgattgaatttgagaTTCTTGATCCCAAATACCTTATTGCGAAGGCCTTCAAGACTAATTTAATCATTGATAATGTATCTTGCATTGAATCGATAAATCGAATATTGGAAACATCAAAAGCAGAGACATTGAGGGAATTgatatttgaaatttttacTATTGTCGTCAAGAAACtaaatgaattggatttgggtattgatgatgttgttcaaattgatgaattgaatgaagataATGCACCCGAAGTTGATAAACAATGGTTATTTTATGAATATTTGGGATTGCTCAAGTCATATTTTAGAAAATATATTAAAAATCAAGCTACTGAATCGAATGATGACGATGTTTTGCAGAATATAAAGAATGTGTTTAATGACTTGGAAAACATACCTGCTAGAATTGAAATACTTGGTTGGTTTAAAGAGCTTTCATAG
- a CDS encoding Caf16 protein (ABC family), with the protein MTLENHKNDTSLAIEVNDLTYEFPRGNNNNGNTNKIGLQDITLQISWGTTNLIIGSNGAGKSTLLRILAGKTLIKKGKLKIGGFDPFEFSTGDGERHYNADINNYITYLGTEWITNSVIKRDIPVNLLLSSIGGEIYAERRNSLIDILDIDPSWSMINLSDGERRRVQIAMGLIKPWKLLLLDEVTIDLDVVVRSKLLNYLKSECSDRNCTVVYATHIFDGLGNEWCDRLLHIDSGLLLNDIDMNQIEFKSGGGEDVDVDVREDRIVISKSNTLHPLALCWLSEDLQRRGSRQDEKEKIHKRHNDWINSRDGSYFDASDDKLKQYFKNTRSER; encoded by the coding sequence ATGACATTGGAGAATCATAAGAATGATACGTCACTAGCAATTGAAGTCAACGACCTCACGTACGAATTCCCTCGtggcaacaacaataatgGCAATACCAATAAAATCGGTTTACAAGACATAACATTACAAATATCTTGGGGAACCACCAATTTAATCATTGGATCCAATGGAGCTGGGAAATCAACGTTATTACGTATTCTTGCCGGAAAGACTTTAATCAAAAAGGggaaattaaaaattggTGGATTTGATCCATTTGAGTTTTCGACTGGTGATGGTGAACGTCATTATAATGCAgatatcaacaactacaTCACTTATTTAGGAACTGAATGGATCACCAACTCAGTGATCAAACGAGATATACCAGTTAATCTCTTGCTCAGTTCAATTGGAGGTGAAATATATGCAGAGAGGAGAAATCTGTTGATTGATATATTGGATATTGATCCATCATGGTCAATGATTAATTTATCCGATGGAGAAAGAAGACGAGTTCAAATTGCCATGGGGTTAATAAAACCTTGGAAATTGTTACTTCTTGATGAAGTCACTATAGATTTGGATGTAGTTGTACGactgaagttgttgaattatttgaaacTGGAATGTAGTGATCGAAATTGTACCGTTGTTTATGCAACTCATATTTTCGATGGATTGGGTAATGAATGGTGTGATAGGTTGTTGCATATTGATTCAgggttgttgttgaatgatatcgatatgaatcaaattgaattcaagaGCGGTGGTGGTGaggatgttgatgttgatgttagGGAAGATAGGATTGTTATTAGTAAATCCAATACATTGCACCCTTTGGCGTTGTGTTGGTTATCTGAAGATTTACAAAGACGTGGCCTGAGACAAGATGAGAAGGAAAAGATACATAAGAGACATAATGATTGGATTAATTCTCGAGATGGATCATATTTTGATGCCAGTGATGATAAATTAAAACAGTACTTTAAAAATACTCGAAGTGAGAGGTAA
- a CDS encoding serine/threonine protein kinase — MFKFKNKLKFGSSNDKQQQQQQQQHSSNRHHHDTGSGESTPSPSAQQRSNEGSSTPKRTPSDSRKTISVNQVGNDISKLSINDDSPDRQSTLHSSASSERNASSGGYNNNHSSQQAGILQPPTTESNITSNSSNYNNGSPSSSHPTSVGQATSAASNSSDTTNAATGPTASPGLLTVKIYGSQNIQLPIKINNNKQILHALAINSNSESVGQQLLKNLATVEKESEVGDYILGSNATKLLPSIITIPKSENLVKSLLYLTIEFDNNVLVIEPQKGTVNQSTWNQVVSFDVTNKSLSINSNSQFLNLNLFMRLPNVLIPDTEKHRNKQLFTNYQVDSANKSMTSNSSNTSSSQVNIGDLLIGTIKLPLNTKSHTQQVRLMHHEYLKFTNYNAVLSDAIRQDMGEIMLTIEYKPLTKKHLSIDDFDLLKVIGKGSFGKVMQVVKKDTKQIYALKTLRKQHIVSRSEVTHTLAERTVLARITNPFIVPLKFSFQSPEKLYLVLSFINGGELFWHLQREGKFSMDRSRFYIAELLTALESLHELNVIYRDLKPENILLDYQGHIALCDFGLCKLNMSNDDKTNTFCGTPEYLAPELLLNQGYTRSVDWWTLGTLLYEMLTGLPPFYDSDVPTMYRKILQNPLRFPPFLENTDAQDLLIKLLQKDPSHRLNDAQAIKNHPFFKDIDWNKLLNKSYLPPFKPNVENLLDTSNFDQDFTNEKPQDSVVDDFLTESVQKQFGGWTYNGDNVL; from the coding sequence ATgtttaaattcaaaaataaactCAAGTTTGGGtcttcaaatgataaacaacaacaacaacaacaacaacaacactcACTGAACCGTCATCATCATGATACAGGCTCAGGTGAGTCTACACCATCACCTTCTGCACAGCAACGTTCCAATGAGGGATCACTGACACCTAAGAGAACTCCATCGGATTCAAGAAAGACTATTTCTGTCAATCAGGTGGGGAATGATATTTCTAAGTTATccatcaatgatgattcGCCAGATAGACAATCTACTTTGCATAGCAGTGCAAGCAGTGAAAGAAATGCTTCATCAGGTGGTTACAATAACAACCATTCTTCACAACAAGCAGGTATTTTACAACCTCCAACAACGGAGTCAAATATTacatccaattcttcaaactACAACAATGGTTCTCCTTCATCGTCGCACCCAACTTCAGTAGGTCAAGCTACGTCAGCTGCATCCAACTCTAGCGATACAACCAATGCCGCAACCGGCCCTACTGCTTCCCCTGGCTTGCTTACTGTCAAGATTTACGGTTcacaaaatattcaattacctatcaagatcaacaacaacaagcaaaTCTTACATGCCTTGGCTATAAATTCTAATAGTGAAAGTGTGGgacaacaattgttgaaaaatttggcAACGGTTGAAAAGGAGAGTGAAGTGGGAGACTATATTCTCGGTTCCAACGCCACAAAATTGTTGCCTTCTATTATAACAATCCCCAAATCAGAAAACCTAGTTAAGTCATTGCTTTACCTAACTATTGAGTTTGATAATAACGTTTTGGTCATTGAGCCACAAAAGGGAACTGTTAACCAATCGACATGGAATCaagttgtttcttttgatgtTACCAACAAGTCACTAAGCATTAATAGTAACTCTCagtttctcaatttgaatctaTTCATGAGATTACCAAATGTGTTGATTCCAGATACAGAAAAGCATCGTAACAAGCAATTGTTTACCAATTATCAAGTTGATAGTGCCAACAAGTCAATGACATCCAACTCATCAAACACATCAAGTTCACAAGTAAACATTGGAGATTTACTCATTGGTACAATTAAATTACCATTGAATACGAAATCACACACTCAACAAGTGAGATTAATGCATCATGAATATTTGAAGTTTACAAATTACAATGCTGTTTTACTGGATGCTATTCGTCAAGACATGGGAGAAATAATGTTGACTATTGAGTATAAACCATTGACAAAGAAacatctttcaattgatgattttgatttattgaaagtTATTGGTAAAGGATCTTTTGGGAAAGTTATGCAAGTGGTGAAAAAGGATACCAAGCAGATATACGCTTTGAAGACATTGAGAAAACAACATATTGTATCTAGACTGGAAGTTACTCACACATTGGCTGAACGAACCGTCTTGGCAAGGATAACCAACCCATTTATTGTTCcattaaaattttcattcCAGTCACCAGAGAAATTGTACCTTGTGCTttcattcatcaatggtGGTGAATTATTCTGGCACTTGCAAAGAGAAGGCAAATTCAGTATGGATAGATCAAGATTCTACATTGCCGAATTGCTAACTGCATTGGAAAGCTTACACGAGTTGAATGTCATTTATCGAGATTTGAAACCAGAAAATATCTTGCTTGATTATCAAGGTCATATTGCCCTTTGTGATTTTGGATTATGTAAATTAAACATGAGTAATGATGATAAGACAAATACTTTTTGTGGTACACCTGAATATCTTGCACCTGAACTATTATTAAACCAGGGGTATACCCGTAGTGTTGATTGGTGGACATTGGGTACTTTATTATATGAAATGTTGACAGGATTACCACCATTTTATGATTCGGATGTACCTACAATGTACAGAAAAATCCTTCAAAATCCCTTACGATTCCCCccatttttggaaaacacCGATGCTCAAGAtttattgatcaaattattACAAAAAGATCCACTGCATCGATTAAATGATGCCCAAGCTATTAAAAATCACccctttttcaaagatatTGATTGGAATAAGTTGTTAAACAAGAGCTATTTACCTCCATTCAAaccaaatgttgaaaacttATTAGATACTTCGAATTTTGATCAGGATTTCACTAATGAAAAACCTCAGGAttcagttgttgatgatttcttGACTGAAAGTGTACAGAAACAGTTTGGTGGATGGACTTATAATGGAGATAACGTGctatga
- a CDS encoding serine/threonine protein kinase, whose amino-acid sequence MIKEKKKLPQNHTHNNHSGNPSTECPSPPPPYEDSENKEHNPGSRKLNAHYGNEKPQQPPGYENVPLSSSPHLNSSSEDNQFIYTTNPKLSFVDGPDSPFLSAQSKRIKNNLRNRLLRDDVLHSQSRKTC is encoded by the coding sequence ATGattaaagaaaagaagaaattacCACAGAATCACACCCACAATAACCACTCTGGTAATCCAAGTACCGAGTGtccatcaccaccaccgcCATACGAAGATCTGGAAAACAAAGAGCATAATCCTGGTTCACGAAAACTCAATGCCCATTATGGCAATGAgaaaccacaacaacctCCAGGCTACGAAAACGTACCTCTCTCAAGCTCACCTCatttaaattcatcaagcGAAGacaaccaattcatttATACGACAAACCCAAAACTCTCTTTTGTCGATGGTCCTGATTCACCTTTTTTATCGGCGCAGTCCAAAAGAATAAAGAATAATCTTCGAAATAGACTTCTTAGAGATGATGTTTTACACAGCCAAAGCCGAAAAACGTGCTGA
- a CDS encoding Mrpl28 protein (S. cerevisiae homolog MRPL28 is structural constituent of mitochondrial large ribosomal subunit): MLNINRPNITNLAQSTLTLVRFKRQSTQANQLNASTQKIVNQLSVLSASRKQPQLLKLCNEDLIKHRTIMNAWKLIQRKKFQRQQHQLDLQYKSIRNAMEDLKQTSPALYEMANAKSKLRFTTFPIEMRVPTDYPPTKPWVHAYSPKK; this comes from the coding sequence ATGCTCAACATAAACAGACCAAACATCACAAACCTAGCGCAAAGCACATTAACTCTCGTGCGTTTCAAAAGACAATCCACCCAAGCCAATCAATTAAATGCATCGACtcaaaaaattgttaaTCAATTATCAGTATTATCAGCCAGTAGGAAACAAccacaattgttgaaattatgTAACGAAGATTTAATTAAACACAGAACTATAATGAATGCATGGAAATTGATACAACGTaagaaatttcaaagacAACAGCATCAATTAGATTTACAATACAAAAGTATACGTAATGCCATGGAAGATTTGAAGCAAACGAGTCCGGCATTGTATGAAATGGCTAACGCCAAAAGTAAATTAAGGTTTACTACTTTTCCTATTGAAATGAGAGTTCCCACAGATTATCCACCTACGAAGCCTTGGGTTCATGCTTACTCACCAAAGAAGTAA